The Papaver somniferum cultivar HN1 chromosome 3, ASM357369v1, whole genome shotgun sequence genome includes a region encoding these proteins:
- the LOC113357874 gene encoding uncharacterized protein LOC113357874 — protein MKTETIDEEGKGNEAIDNLFSKSGAKWMTYENVRMFENDTSVLDLDDAQNGDKSEDVEGPTRHAAAGDQHEVEMFSNPCSNGVQDVCVEFAAISEPNLVLDREVLEEQSNASVCEANIATSVVLDSEVKSCSQDDRNFTVEVGSQPHPSERTGDHWKPCPTDLPCASKSAQGSPPRKTSCQQGSPLTEEVTQVNSKMSSHTSHESPRKSADDTTTAGLEVPNDKASPLKNELLLCKEECQDSEGGTDQGTDQFISIPDAPGKDDLLKSFTKTLEEVTPKKQIKRSWDSTLSTLSPRSLGVVKCVAPAEEIRPLGSIEGSNTEPSLVPTVQPSNLPDLNISIPTLASFQHPLTDSK, from the exons ATGAAGACAGAGACTATTGATGAAGAGGGAAAAGGAAATGAGGCTATTGACAACTTATTTTCTAAGAGTG GAGCTAAATGGATGACTTATGAAAACGTTAGGATGTTTGAGAATGATACTTCCGTGTTAGACCTAGACGATGCTCAAAATGGAGATAAGTCTGAAGATGTTGAAGGACCGACAAGGCATGCTGCTGCAGGTGATCAGCATGAGGTGGAAATGTTTTCTAACCCATGTTCTAATGGTGTACAAGATGTGTGTGTCGAGTTTGCAGCAATAAG TGAGCCCAACCTAGTTTTAGATAGAGAAGTTTTAGAGGAACAATCTAATGCCTCCGTCTGTGAGGCCAATATAGCCACCTCTGTGGTCCTTGATTCTGAGGTTAAAAGTTGCTCACAAGATGACAGAAATTTCACTGTTGAGGTCGGCTCACAGCCGCATCCATCTGAAAGGACTGGAGATCACTGGAAGCCGTGTCCCACTGATCTTCCTTGTGCATCTAAG AGTGCCCAGGGATCTCCTCCAAGAAAAACATCTTGCCAACAGGGTTCTcctttaacagaagaagttacaCAAGTGAATTCCAAGATGTCATCACATACTTCTCATGAAAGTCCTCGAAAATCTGCTGATGATACAACAACAGCTGGCTTGGAAGTTCCTAATGATAAAGCAAGTCCTCTTAAAAATGAGCTACTCTTATGCAAAGAAGAGTGTCAAGACAGCGAGGGTGGCACTGATCAGGGAACCGATCAATTCATCTCTATTCCTGATGCTCCTGGAAAAGATGACCTCCTCAAAAGTTTCACTAAAACCCTTGAAGAGGTAACCCCTAAAAAACAGATAAAAAGAAGCTGGGACAGCACATTAAGTACATTGTCCCCTAGGTCATTGGGCGTTGTGAAATGTGTTGCCCCTGCAGAAGAGATTAGACCACTTGGATCTATTGAGGGCAGCAATACTGAACCTAGTCTTGTTCCAACGGTTCAACCGTCTAATCTGCCAGATTTGAATATTTCAATTCCAACCTTGGCCTCATTTCAACATCCTCTCACAGATTCGAAATAA